Proteins encoded by one window of Enterococcus saccharolyticus subsp. saccharolyticus:
- a CDS encoding peptide ABC transporter substrate-binding protein, giving the protein MKKRYAYGFLAICGLVLAGCTTGGNKTDGSNAAEGTSGTPQEFNVVVQQEMPTADLSVATDTISFSALNNVFEGIYRLDKDSIPQPAGAAEKAEVSEDGLTYKIKLREDAKWSNGDPVTAADYVYGWQRTVAPETASEYASMFAVVANGKEIAEGSKKPEELGIKAVGDYELEITLAKATPYFDYLLAFPSFFPLHQATVEEFGDKYAATSANAVYNGPFTLDGFDGPGTDTEWNYVKNDNYWDKDTVKLDQINVSVVKEANTALNLFQDGQVDDVILTGELAQQMKNDPAYIAQPEATTYYIELNQRDENSPYRNEDLRKAISYAIDREALVNSILGDGSAPAVGLVPEKMTFSPTDDKDFTEEAGSVLEYNPEKAKEHWEKAKKELGIDTLEAEFLASDTDSTKKLIEYLQNTLEENLDGFKVTLSPVPFSVRLDRSNAGEFDLVSSGWGADYADASSFTNLFVTGNSYNRGGYSNPEYDKLIDEANNTYATDPEKRWDSLIKAEQTIMADQGVIPTYQKAEAHLRAEKVKGVVAHVAGAQYDYKWVTIEE; this is encoded by the coding sequence ATGAAGAAAAGATATGCTTATGGTTTTCTAGCTATCTGTGGTTTAGTGCTTGCAGGTTGTACAACAGGTGGTAACAAAACAGACGGTAGTAACGCAGCAGAAGGCACTTCAGGTACACCACAAGAATTTAACGTGGTTGTACAACAAGAAATGCCAACAGCCGATTTATCTGTAGCGACAGATACAATTAGTTTTTCAGCATTAAACAATGTGTTTGAAGGAATTTATCGCTTAGATAAAGATAGCATTCCTCAACCAGCTGGTGCAGCAGAAAAAGCAGAAGTCAGTGAAGACGGATTAACGTATAAAATTAAATTACGTGAAGACGCAAAATGGTCAAACGGTGACCCTGTAACAGCAGCAGACTATGTGTATGGTTGGCAACGTACAGTAGCACCTGAGACAGCTTCTGAATATGCATCAATGTTTGCAGTTGTTGCAAATGGAAAAGAAATTGCAGAAGGTTCTAAAAAACCTGAAGAATTAGGAATTAAAGCTGTAGGCGATTATGAATTAGAAATCACTTTAGCAAAAGCAACACCATACTTTGATTACTTACTAGCGTTCCCATCATTCTTCCCATTACATCAAGCAACAGTTGAAGAATTTGGTGACAAATATGCTGCGACAAGTGCCAATGCAGTTTATAATGGACCATTTACTTTAGACGGTTTTGATGGACCAGGTACAGACACTGAATGGAACTACGTGAAAAATGATAACTACTGGGATAAAGATACTGTCAAATTAGATCAAATCAACGTTAGTGTTGTAAAAGAAGCAAATACAGCATTGAATCTATTCCAAGATGGACAAGTTGATGATGTTATTTTGACGGGTGAATTAGCACAACAAATGAAAAATGACCCAGCATACATTGCTCAACCAGAAGCAACGACTTATTATATTGAGTTAAATCAAAGAGATGAAAACTCACCATACCGTAATGAAGATTTACGTAAAGCTATTTCTTATGCGATTGATCGTGAAGCATTGGTAAACTCTATCTTAGGTGATGGTTCAGCTCCAGCTGTTGGTTTAGTACCAGAAAAAATGACATTTAGCCCAACTGATGATAAAGACTTCACTGAAGAAGCTGGTTCTGTTTTAGAATACAATCCAGAAAAAGCCAAAGAGCATTGGGAAAAAGCGAAAAAAGAATTGGGTATCGACACACTTGAAGCAGAATTCTTAGCTTCTGATACCGATTCTACGAAAAAACTAATTGAGTATCTACAAAATACACTTGAAGAAAACTTAGATGGTTTCAAAGTAACTTTAAGTCCAGTACCATTCTCAGTACGTTTGGACCGTTCAAATGCTGGTGAATTTGATTTGGTAAGTAGTGGATGGGGTGCTGACTATGCGGATGCAAGTAGCTTTACAAACTTGTTTGTAACAGGTAATTCTTACAACCGTGGTGGTTACAGCAATCCTGAATACGATAAACTGATTGATGAAGCGAACAACACTTATGCAACTGATCCAGAAAAACGTTGGGATAGCTTGATTAAAGCAGAGCAAACAATCATGGCAGACCAAGGTGTTATTCCAACATATCAAAAAGCAGAAGCACATCTACGTGCTGAAAAAGTTAAAGGTGTTGTTGCTCACGTAGCAGGCGCACAATATGACTACAAATGGGTAACAATCGAAGAATAA
- a CDS encoding DNA translocase FtsK, producing MAQKKRRSNKRKTKKQLQQQEKLTLIGLGFLFFLFAVFGLMRLGFLGTLLANGFRMLGGNTYPILCLALAAYSVWLIFKNTNAKLTSIGRIIGVLFFYGGVLILFHAQLFGRLQDGETNIIKTTWALLVQDIQAGQVAENVGGGMIGAALYQISYFLVSQIGSYLIAILLMLTGIFFISQMTTQQLLEKLQDAKAAIEPLLAGDPEKQAQREAKKHERKVAKEEKKAAERAAILAELKEQEKNQVREMTEEEQTMVETPNELKIEPEQLSFVPIDSFQQPPTAQEQRLEPKKKKAAAEDSEPLDFDILQEVEDEDYELPPATLLNAVPPTDQSSEYKKIEKNITVLEQTFESFGVDAKVVKASLGPAVTKFEIQPAVGVKVSKIVSLTDDIALALAAKDIRMEAPIPGKSLIGIEVPNDAVSMVSFREVIEATPAHPENLLEVPLGRDISGKVQTADLTKMPHLLVAGSTGSGKSVAINGIITSILMQAKPHEVKLMMVDPKMVELNVYNGIPHLLTPVVTNPRKAAQALQKVVKEMEERYEKFAATGVRNITGYNDMIAQKNRETGEKHPILPFIVVIVDELADLMMVASNEVEDAIIRLAQMARAAGIHMILATQRPSVDVITGIIKANVPSRMAFAVSSGTDSRTIIDSNGAEKLLGRGDMLFLPMGENKPIRVQGAFISDQDVESVVTFVTDQQGANYEEKMMITEEDIASGGGNEPQDELYEQAKDLVVEMQTASVSLLQRRFRIGYNRAARLVDELEANGVVGPSEGSKPRKVLLTETDVNDYYEEEDR from the coding sequence ATGGCTCAAAAAAAACGCCGTTCAAATAAACGAAAAACAAAAAAACAATTACAACAACAAGAAAAATTGACATTGATTGGTTTAGGCTTCTTGTTTTTTTTATTCGCCGTATTTGGTTTGATGCGCTTAGGATTTTTAGGCACGTTACTTGCGAACGGTTTTCGGATGCTGGGAGGCAATACCTATCCTATTTTGTGTTTGGCGTTAGCAGCTTATAGTGTTTGGCTCATTTTTAAAAACACGAATGCGAAATTAACGAGTATCGGACGAATCATTGGTGTCCTTTTCTTTTATGGAGGCGTCTTGATTTTATTCCATGCACAATTATTTGGTCGCTTGCAAGATGGTGAAACCAATATTATCAAAACAACTTGGGCTTTACTTGTACAAGATATTCAAGCGGGTCAAGTTGCTGAAAATGTTGGCGGTGGTATGATTGGCGCGGCTTTATATCAAATTAGTTACTTTTTAGTCTCGCAAATTGGCAGTTATTTAATTGCAATTTTGCTTATGTTGACAGGAATCTTTTTTATCAGTCAAATGACTACGCAACAGTTGCTTGAAAAACTGCAAGATGCCAAAGCAGCTATCGAACCTTTATTAGCGGGAGACCCTGAGAAACAAGCCCAACGTGAAGCGAAGAAACATGAACGAAAAGTCGCAAAAGAAGAGAAAAAAGCGGCTGAACGAGCAGCTATTTTAGCAGAATTAAAAGAACAAGAAAAAAATCAAGTGCGCGAAATGACCGAAGAAGAACAAACGATGGTAGAAACGCCAAATGAATTGAAAATTGAACCAGAACAATTAAGTTTTGTGCCGATTGATAGTTTTCAACAACCACCAACCGCGCAAGAGCAACGTCTAGAACCGAAGAAGAAAAAAGCGGCTGCTGAAGATAGTGAGCCGTTGGATTTTGACATTTTACAAGAAGTGGAAGATGAAGATTATGAATTACCACCAGCAACTTTGTTAAATGCTGTGCCACCAACTGACCAAAGTAGTGAATACAAAAAAATCGAAAAAAATATCACTGTGTTGGAACAAACCTTCGAAAGCTTTGGTGTGGATGCGAAAGTTGTCAAAGCGAGTTTAGGTCCAGCTGTGACGAAATTCGAGATTCAACCAGCTGTTGGCGTAAAAGTTAGCAAAATTGTGAGTCTGACCGATGATATTGCGTTAGCTTTAGCTGCGAAAGATATTCGAATGGAAGCACCGATTCCGGGGAAATCGTTAATTGGGATTGAAGTTCCTAATGATGCAGTAAGTATGGTTTCCTTTAGAGAAGTGATTGAAGCAACACCAGCCCATCCTGAAAACTTATTGGAAGTGCCGTTAGGGCGAGACATTTCTGGGAAAGTCCAGACAGCTGATTTAACGAAGATGCCCCATTTACTCGTTGCGGGTTCTACAGGTAGTGGGAAATCGGTGGCTATTAATGGGATTATTACCAGTATTTTAATGCAAGCCAAACCGCATGAAGTCAAATTGATGATGGTTGACCCTAAAATGGTTGAACTGAATGTCTATAACGGTATTCCTCATCTATTGACTCCAGTAGTAACAAATCCACGAAAAGCCGCCCAAGCTTTACAAAAAGTCGTAAAAGAAATGGAAGAACGTTACGAGAAATTTGCGGCGACAGGTGTCCGCAATATCACAGGCTACAATGATATGATTGCTCAAAAAAATCGTGAGACAGGAGAAAAACACCCGATTTTGCCGTTTATTGTAGTTATTGTCGATGAGTTGGCAGATTTGATGATGGTTGCAAGTAATGAAGTCGAAGATGCGATTATTCGTTTGGCACAAATGGCACGTGCGGCCGGGATTCATATGATTTTGGCAACCCAACGTCCTAGTGTCGATGTTATTACGGGGATTATCAAAGCAAATGTGCCTTCGCGTATGGCGTTTGCTGTTTCTAGTGGGACAGATTCTCGAACGATTATTGATAGCAATGGGGCAGAAAAACTATTGGGACGCGGAGATATGCTGTTCTTACCAATGGGTGAAAATAAACCGATTCGTGTGCAAGGAGCGTTTATCTCTGACCAGGATGTTGAATCTGTTGTGACTTTTGTTACCGATCAACAAGGTGCTAATTATGAAGAAAAAATGATGATTACCGAAGAAGATATTGCTTCAGGTGGTGGAAATGAACCACAAGATGAACTGTATGAACAAGCGAAAGACTTAGTGGTCGAAATGCAAACAGCTAGTGTTTCGCTACTGCAACGACGTTTCCGTATTGGTTACAATCGAGCAGCTCGTTTAGTCGATGAACTAGAAGCAAATGGCGTTGTGGGACCATCAGAAGGTAGTAAACCACGTAAGGTATTATTAACTGAAACCGATGTGAATGACTATTATGAAGAAGAAGACAGATGA
- a CDS encoding FtsX-like permease family protein yields MNFSQFVVRNTLRNKHLYLAYFLSTLFSVMVFFTFSVMAFHPSLSENLNDKVQTGMLGSAIIIYGFAFFFVMYSMGVFLQSRKKEFGLLMIQGMSPKQLRKMVFIENLVIGFFATILGSLVGIGFSQIILWVSRVTLGIDFGFYFPMKALGLTIVSFFILFFLISFFIQFRLPKLNVQELLKAGELGKGSFKVSPIKSILALLLIAGGYAVALLTPGMGVVVVFLPVVFVVILGTNFLFNQFSVFVIEKIKKRESVFWKKTNMVVFSDLAFRMKDNARSFFLVSVISTVAFAAIGTLYGFQSIILGAIGSAPYSYSATDDEANTMQKVDESLAKEKLTAEKATFVYYTAEDYEFITESEYNKAAKLVGEAPITVKEDAVQLKSSTPFDATQAQATVKIDNTEYQVSDLVETEAMSVFLPTFVVPDSQEGMPQATQMTYWVTTGDKEAQIRAGQSLEEQGLYNVQSIEYMKDSIIKSYAPVLFVGIFIGIVFFVSAGSFLYFRLYSDMDSDIEKFKMIYKLGLSKKELKKMIYQQVGILFFTPIIVSFVHGAVALTAMYHMFSLGMQLAGWQVLGVFLLIQFIYYLVARIFYFRKVYKGVTV; encoded by the coding sequence ATGAATTTTAGTCAATTTGTTGTGCGAAATACGCTACGCAACAAACACTTGTATTTGGCATATTTTCTAAGTACATTGTTTTCAGTGATGGTCTTTTTTACCTTTAGTGTCATGGCGTTTCATCCATCGCTATCGGAAAACTTAAATGATAAAGTGCAAACAGGAATGTTAGGTTCAGCGATTATTATTTATGGTTTTGCTTTTTTCTTTGTGATGTATTCAATGGGTGTCTTTTTACAATCACGGAAAAAAGAATTCGGTCTATTGATGATTCAAGGAATGAGTCCGAAACAGCTACGGAAAATGGTATTTATTGAAAACTTAGTCATTGGTTTTTTTGCGACGATTTTGGGTAGTCTTGTTGGGATTGGCTTTTCGCAAATCATTTTATGGGTATCGCGTGTGACGTTAGGTATTGATTTTGGTTTTTATTTTCCAATGAAAGCTTTAGGCTTAACTATCGTCTCATTTTTTATCTTGTTTTTCTTGATTTCTTTCTTTATCCAATTTCGATTGCCAAAACTAAATGTTCAAGAATTGTTAAAAGCAGGTGAATTAGGAAAAGGGAGCTTTAAAGTTTCACCAATTAAAAGTATCCTTGCGTTGCTTTTAATCGCTGGCGGATATGCGGTGGCGTTATTAACACCAGGTATGGGTGTTGTGGTGGTCTTTTTACCAGTGGTTTTTGTTGTCATTCTTGGCACGAACTTTCTATTTAATCAATTCAGTGTTTTTGTTATCGAAAAAATTAAAAAACGCGAATCTGTTTTTTGGAAAAAAACCAATATGGTTGTGTTTTCTGATTTGGCATTTCGAATGAAAGACAATGCACGTAGTTTCTTTTTAGTATCTGTCATTTCGACAGTTGCTTTTGCGGCAATTGGGACACTTTATGGTTTTCAATCAATTATTTTAGGTGCAATTGGTTCGGCACCATATAGCTATTCAGCGACAGATGATGAAGCGAACACTATGCAAAAAGTGGATGAAAGCTTAGCCAAAGAAAAATTAACTGCAGAAAAAGCAACTTTTGTCTATTACACAGCCGAAGATTACGAATTTATCACTGAATCAGAATACAATAAAGCAGCGAAATTAGTCGGGGAAGCACCAATTACTGTCAAAGAGGATGCCGTTCAACTGAAATCGTCGACACCGTTTGATGCGACACAAGCGCAAGCAACCGTAAAAATTGACAATACAGAGTACCAAGTATCGGATTTAGTCGAAACGGAAGCAATGTCGGTCTTTTTACCCACTTTTGTGGTACCAGATTCACAAGAAGGAATGCCACAAGCCACACAAATGACCTATTGGGTAACGACAGGGGATAAAGAGGCGCAAATTCGTGCGGGACAAAGCTTAGAAGAACAAGGTTTGTATAATGTGCAATCGATTGAATATATGAAAGACAGTATCATTAAATCTTATGCTCCAGTGTTGTTTGTCGGTATTTTCATTGGGATTGTCTTCTTTGTTTCTGCGGGAAGTTTCTTATACTTCCGTTTGTATAGTGATATGGATAGTGATATTGAGAAATTTAAAATGATTTATAAATTAGGCTTATCCAAAAAAGAATTGAAGAAAATGATTTATCAACAAGTGGGGATTCTATTCTTCACACCAATCATTGTTTCGTTCGTCCATGGGGCGGTGGCATTAACCGCGATGTACCATATGTTTAGTTTGGGTATGCAGCTTGCTGGTTGGCAAGTTTTAGGAGTCTTTTTACTGATTCAATTCATCTATTACCTCGTTGCGCGTATTTTTTACTTCAGAAAAGTCTATAAAGGCGTGACTGTTTAA
- a CDS encoding gamma-glutamyl-gamma-aminobutyrate hydrolase family protein, translating into MGRVVVGIAANESLDAGENLHHLSITYTPSGYVEAVQQAGGLPMVMPIDSADMAKEYVSRIDKLILAGGQDVSPHYYKQTQSVQGSYLEKRDQFELALMDEALKQGKPVFAVCRGMQLMNVFFGGDLKQELHSYTEIAHMQNPIPKEQPAHGLVTKETSILRSIYGEQAEVNSFHNQGVNRVASEFKEAALCPDGLVEAIENKTRRLLGVQWHPDFAFTTQPKEMEVFDYVVNAL; encoded by the coding sequence ATGGGACGTGTGGTTGTAGGAATTGCTGCCAATGAATCACTTGATGCAGGCGAAAATTTACATCATTTATCAATTACGTATACACCAAGTGGCTATGTCGAAGCGGTGCAACAAGCAGGTGGTTTGCCAATGGTGATGCCGATTGATTCTGCAGATATGGCAAAAGAGTATGTTTCGCGCATTGATAAGTTAATCTTAGCTGGCGGACAAGATGTTTCCCCGCATTATTACAAGCAGACACAGAGCGTTCAAGGAAGCTATTTAGAAAAACGCGATCAATTCGAATTAGCTTTAATGGACGAAGCATTAAAACAAGGAAAACCGGTTTTTGCGGTCTGTCGTGGGATGCAATTGATGAACGTCTTCTTTGGTGGTGATTTAAAGCAAGAACTACATTCTTACACTGAAATTGCCCACATGCAAAATCCCATTCCCAAAGAACAACCAGCCCATGGATTAGTTACGAAAGAAACTAGTATTTTGCGTTCAATTTATGGGGAACAAGCAGAGGTCAATTCCTTCCATAATCAGGGAGTGAATCGTGTAGCAAGCGAATTTAAAGAAGCGGCTCTTTGCCCAGATGGTTTAGTAGAAGCAATTGAAAATAAAACGCGTCGATTATTGGGTGTGCAATGGCATCCCGATTTTGCATTTACTACACAACCAAAAGAAATGGAAGTCTTTGATTATGTCGTCAATGCGTTATAA
- a CDS encoding peptide ABC transporter substrate-binding protein, with amino-acid sequence MKKLGFLLVASTLLLTGCFGGGTTSSSSAGSENESGAVEQVKQEIAVSLSGELSTLDSAQYTDVNSSDMIGQLTEGLYRLDANNDPELALAGAEPEVSEDGLTYTFTLRDSKYSDGTAVKAEDFVYAFQSVVDPETASSSSNRMDIFKNGRSIREGEKEVSELGVKALDDQTLELQLENPLPFLPQILTGTPFMPKQKAFAEEKGKAYGTSAENFVGNGPFIIKGWNGNNESWTLEKNPEYWDKDNVKLETINVQVVKEIATGTNLFDDGQLDYTLLADTYAHQYQNSEQANFAPKATVGYISPNQKREVTGNVHVRQAILQAIDKENFTKNILADGSTALNGFVAKDFAKNPTSGEDFREENGDILPFDVEAAQKSWQQAKEELGKDEITLELLSADTALAKKTIEFIQGQLEENLPGLTVELKSVPLQNRLDLQKQGEFDLVFGTWTPDYADPIDFLNFYDSKSGLNTAGYNNSTYDTGLQDARTTLANDPDARWQELLKMEKLLVGEDTAVLPLYQGAVAYLKTDRLEGLQVFPFGRTVSFRTAYVTE; translated from the coding sequence ATGAAAAAACTAGGATTTTTGTTAGTTGCATCAACCCTGTTATTAACAGGTTGTTTTGGTGGAGGTACCACTTCAAGTAGTAGTGCCGGTTCAGAAAATGAAAGTGGCGCAGTGGAACAGGTTAAACAAGAAATTGCGGTGTCTCTTTCTGGAGAATTATCGACATTAGATAGTGCGCAGTATACGGATGTTAATAGTTCAGATATGATTGGCCAATTAACAGAAGGCTTGTACCGTTTAGATGCGAACAATGATCCCGAGCTTGCTTTAGCCGGTGCTGAACCAGAAGTCAGTGAAGATGGGTTAACTTATACGTTTACGTTACGTGACAGCAAGTATAGTGATGGGACAGCAGTCAAAGCCGAAGATTTTGTTTATGCCTTCCAATCGGTGGTTGATCCAGAAACAGCGTCTAGTAGTAGCAATCGTATGGATATTTTCAAAAACGGACGTAGCATTCGTGAAGGTGAAAAAGAAGTCTCTGAATTGGGTGTGAAAGCCTTAGATGATCAAACCTTGGAATTACAATTAGAAAATCCTTTACCATTCTTGCCGCAAATCTTGACAGGTACACCATTTATGCCGAAACAAAAAGCTTTTGCAGAAGAAAAAGGGAAAGCGTATGGTACAAGTGCGGAAAACTTTGTTGGCAATGGACCATTTATCATTAAAGGCTGGAATGGCAACAACGAATCATGGACATTGGAAAAAAATCCTGAATATTGGGATAAAGACAATGTGAAGTTAGAGACGATTAACGTTCAAGTCGTGAAGGAAATCGCAACAGGAACGAACTTATTTGATGATGGTCAATTAGATTATACGTTGTTAGCAGATACTTATGCGCACCAATACCAAAATTCTGAACAAGCAAACTTTGCACCAAAAGCAACAGTTGGCTATATTAGCCCGAACCAAAAACGTGAAGTAACAGGCAATGTACATGTGCGTCAAGCAATTTTACAAGCAATCGATAAAGAGAACTTTACCAAAAATATTTTAGCGGATGGTTCAACAGCTTTAAATGGGTTTGTTGCAAAAGATTTTGCGAAGAATCCTACGAGTGGGGAAGATTTCCGTGAAGAAAATGGCGATATTTTACCTTTTGATGTAGAGGCAGCGCAAAAATCATGGCAACAAGCGAAAGAAGAATTGGGTAAAGATGAAATTACTTTAGAATTATTGTCAGCTGATACGGCTTTAGCGAAGAAAACCATTGAATTTATTCAAGGACAATTAGAAGAAAATCTACCAGGATTAACCGTAGAATTGAAGTCTGTACCATTGCAAAATCGTTTAGACTTACAAAAGCAAGGTGAATTTGATTTAGTATTTGGGACTTGGACACCAGACTATGCAGATCCAATCGATTTCTTAAACTTCTATGATTCTAAGAGTGGGTTGAATACTGCAGGGTACAATAACTCAACCTATGATACTGGCTTACAAGATGCGCGTACGACATTAGCCAATGATCCAGATGCTCGTTGGCAAGAATTATTGAAGATGGAAAAACTTTTAGTTGGCGAAGATACAGCTGTTTTACCATTATACCAAGGAGCAGTTGCTTACTTGAAAACAGATCGCTTAGAAGGCCTACAAGTCTTCCCATTTGGGCGAACAGTATCATTTAGAACTGCGTATGTTACAGAATAA
- a CDS encoding DUF3899 domain-containing protein yields the protein MYLKKSSWLISLACTLFSVVRLLILQKFSFSALSDSLFLFTLLFLIVGGFLWVFASGFFDLFQASFKKRSQKSKTEYLKLSEVGRSSFRFWLEPAGILLVLSLLSLLIAIRK from the coding sequence ATGTATTTAAAAAAAAGTTCGTGGTTAATTAGCCTTGCTTGTACACTTTTTAGTGTGGTTCGCTTACTTATCCTACAAAAATTTTCATTCAGTGCTTTATCAGATTCACTCTTTCTTTTTACATTGCTGTTTCTCATTGTTGGCGGTTTTCTGTGGGTATTTGCTTCCGGATTTTTTGATCTCTTTCAAGCATCCTTCAAAAAACGCAGTCAAAAATCAAAAACAGAGTATTTGAAATTGTCAGAAGTTGGTCGCTCTAGCTTTCGTTTTTGGCTAGAACCGGCAGGCATTTTACTTGTTTTGAGCTTGCTATCTTTACTGATAGCAATTAGAAAATAA
- the opp3b gene encoding oligopeptide ABC transporter permease, whose protein sequence is MNSYIKYLLKRVFYMLITLWLIATITFFLMQFLPGTPYSNAEKLSPEQIALLNKQLGLDKPVIVQYGNYLVNLLQGDFGISFQFKNQAVSSLLGGRIGPSMQLGVQAIIFGTFFGTILGTISAMKQNSWVDTSATLVAILGRSIPNFVFAVLLQYIFAIKLQILPIAKWDSFIYTILPTIALAMSPLADSARFIRTEMVEVLHSDYVELARAKGLSRWEIAFRHGLRNSLIPLLTLLGPLAVGLMTGSLVVENIFAIPGIGEQFVKSIMTNDYPTIMAVTILYSAMLIFVIFIVDILYGIVDPRIRVSEGSRG, encoded by the coding sequence GTGAATAGTTATATCAAATACTTATTAAAGCGCGTATTTTATATGCTGATTACGTTGTGGTTAATTGCAACAATTACTTTTTTCTTAATGCAATTTCTACCAGGAACACCGTATTCAAATGCAGAAAAATTATCGCCAGAGCAAATTGCTCTCTTGAATAAACAATTGGGCTTAGATAAACCCGTAATTGTGCAATATGGAAATTACTTAGTAAACTTGTTACAAGGGGATTTTGGGATTTCATTCCAATTTAAAAACCAAGCAGTTTCTAGTTTGTTAGGCGGTCGTATTGGACCATCTATGCAATTAGGTGTGCAAGCAATCATCTTTGGAACGTTCTTTGGAACAATTTTAGGAACAATTTCAGCAATGAAGCAAAACTCTTGGGTGGATACAAGTGCAACATTAGTGGCCATTTTGGGACGTTCTATTCCTAACTTTGTCTTTGCGGTATTATTACAATACATTTTTGCGATTAAATTACAAATTTTACCAATCGCGAAATGGGATAGTTTCATCTACACTATTTTACCAACAATCGCCCTTGCAATGTCACCATTAGCCGATTCTGCGCGTTTCATTCGTACAGAAATGGTTGAAGTCTTACACAGTGATTATGTTGAATTAGCTCGTGCCAAAGGATTAAGTCGTTGGGAAATTGCTTTCCGCCATGGATTGCGTAACAGTTTAATCCCATTATTAACATTATTAGGACCTTTAGCTGTTGGATTGATGACTGGTTCATTGGTTGTTGAAAACATTTTTGCGATTCCTGGTATCGGGGAACAATTCGTAAAATCAATCATGACAAATGACTACCCAACAATCATGGCGGTAACAATTTTATATTCAGCAATGTTAATTTTTGTGATTTTTATTGTCGATATCTTATACGGAATTGTTGACCCTCGTATTCGTGTATCAGAAGGGAGTCGTGGATAA
- a CDS encoding ABC transporter ATP-binding protein: MLQVEKLRKVYGQNMQYEALKGIDLTVKDGEFVGIMGPSGSGKSTFLNLIATIDQPTSGKILLNGKNPNELDQEKIAQFRRTQLGFVFQAFNLLPTLTVEENIVLPLTLDGEKVAVMKKKVRDIAPRLGIEGLLNKRIAEISGGQAQRVAVARAMVHQPELLLADEPTGNLDTKSSKDVMGLLRQLNEEEQATILLVTHDPLAASYCQRIVFIKDGELVHDVRRQGTQKEFYEEILVDLARIEGVDNEF, encoded by the coding sequence ATGTTACAAGTAGAAAAATTACGCAAAGTATATGGTCAAAATATGCAATATGAAGCATTAAAAGGAATCGATTTAACTGTCAAAGATGGTGAATTTGTTGGGATTATGGGGCCTTCGGGTAGTGGGAAATCAACCTTTCTTAATTTAATCGCTACTATCGATCAACCAACAAGTGGCAAAATTTTATTAAATGGTAAGAATCCAAATGAGCTGGATCAAGAAAAGATTGCCCAATTTCGTCGGACGCAATTAGGGTTTGTGTTCCAAGCATTTAATTTGTTACCTACCTTAACAGTAGAAGAAAATATCGTCTTGCCGTTGACTTTAGATGGTGAAAAAGTTGCGGTTATGAAGAAAAAAGTTCGTGATATTGCCCCACGTTTAGGAATTGAAGGGTTATTAAATAAACGAATTGCTGAAATTTCTGGTGGACAAGCGCAACGTGTGGCAGTTGCTCGAGCGATGGTTCATCAACCCGAGTTATTATTAGCGGATGAACCAACAGGAAATTTAGATACAAAGTCGTCCAAAGATGTGATGGGTTTGTTGCGTCAATTAAATGAAGAAGAACAAGCGACGATTTTATTGGTCACTCATGATCCATTAGCAGCAAGTTATTGCCAACGGATTGTTTTTATCAAAGATGGTGAGTTAGTTCATGATGTTCGTCGTCAGGGAACACAAAAAGAATTTTACGAAGAAATTTTAGTGGATTTAGCAAGAATTGAGGGTGTCGATAATGAATTTTAG